The segment GTCGGGCGTCTCGCGGATCCACACGTTGCGGAAGCGGACCGGGCTGCCGTGGTCCTGCAGGACGATCTTGCCGCGGCGCGGGTGCGGTGCGTAGGGCAGCGACTGCATCCAGAGCGTCGAGCCGGGCAGCAGCTCGTTGTTCTGGACGAGGACGCCGTTGATGAGGACCGTCAACCGCGCCGGTTCGAGGACGGCCCCGTCGGTTCCGAAGCGCGGGCCTCGGAAGAAGAGGTCGTAGTGCTGCCACTGGTCGGACGGGCGTAGCGCGTCGGCGAGGGGTGGGTATTGCCCGTAGATCGCGCCCGCCATGCCGTCGGGGTAGGTCGCGTTGTCGAACGTGTCGAGGATCTGGACCTCGTAGAGGCCCTCGAAGAACATCACGCCGCTGTTGCTGCGGTCCTGGCTCGTCTTCTCCGGCTCGGGCGCGGCCTTCCACTCCAGGTGCAGCTGCACGTCGCCGAAGGGCTGCCTCGTGCGAATCGACCCGCTCCCGGGCGCGATCACCACCGCGTCGCCCTCGATGGTCCACGGAGCAGGGCTACCGTCCATCGCCTCCCAGGCATCGAGCGAGCCGCCATCGGCGGGGATCAAGATCGTGGCGTCGGCGGGCGCGGGGGTCGGCGGCGGTACCGGGGCCAGTTCGACGCGGGCAGGCAGGAGCCGCGTGGTGTCGTGCTGCCGCCACGCCGAGGCGCGCGGGACGTCGGTGGACGAGGACGACAGCGGCATAGCGGCAGGCGAGGTCGGAGGCGAGGCTGCCGAGGAATCGGGCGGAGCAGCGGGCTGGCAGCCCACGGCGAGGACGACGAGCAGGAGGAGAAGAGCGCGCATGGCAAGAGCGGTCGAGGGAGAGAGCGTCGGTCAAGCTACAACGCCCCATCGAACGGAAGGGCCGGACGCCTCCGGTCTCTGG is part of the Bacteroidota bacterium genome and harbors:
- a CDS encoding DUF1080 domain-containing protein; translated protein: MRALLLLLVVLAVGCQPAAPPDSSAASPPTSPAAMPLSSSSTDVPRASAWRQHDTTRLLPARVELAPVPPPTPAPADATILIPADGGSLDAWEAMDGSPAPWTIEGDAVVIAPGSGSIRTRQPFGDVQLHLEWKAAPEPEKTSQDRSNSGVMFFEGLYEVQILDTFDNATYPDGMAGAIYGQYPPLADALRPSDQWQHYDLFFRGPRFGTDGAVLEPARLTVLINGVLVQNNELLPGSTLWMQSLPYAPHPRRGKIVLQDHGSPVRFRNVWIRETPDRPAPPDGYAEIRAADVSDADLARLVGHYERGPGDL